The following are from one region of the Variovorax sp. V213 genome:
- a CDS encoding carbon-nitrogen hydrolase family protein: MSSLPRVKVAGAHAAPVLLDKTATAEKAVSIIKEAALHGAQVIAFPETYIPAFPVWAALWAPIYNHDLFEAMVENSVYVPGPEVALIAAAAKRFGVCVSMGISERSTVSAGCIWNSNILIGETGELLNHHRKLVPTFYEKLVWAAGDGQGLRVADTRFGRIGGLICGENTNPLARFSLMAQAEQIHVSSWPPMWPTRKPSGGGNFDNVAANRIRASAHSFEAKAFGIICASFMDKAMRDFLVDRDPAVAEVVDGTPRGVSMFVDPTGTQIGDTLQNEEGIAYAEFDLNKCIEPKQFHDVVGYYNRFDVFSLGVERRRHEPVAWSGSSDPQFPRLLDDEVTAGVLNE, from the coding sequence ATGAGTTCTTTGCCCCGGGTGAAGGTTGCCGGCGCCCACGCAGCGCCGGTGCTGCTCGACAAGACCGCCACGGCCGAAAAGGCCGTGTCCATCATCAAGGAAGCCGCCCTTCATGGCGCCCAGGTGATCGCGTTCCCGGAGACGTACATTCCGGCGTTCCCGGTGTGGGCCGCCCTGTGGGCGCCCATCTACAACCACGATCTGTTCGAGGCCATGGTCGAGAACAGCGTCTACGTGCCGGGCCCTGAGGTGGCCTTGATTGCCGCAGCCGCCAAGCGCTTTGGCGTGTGCGTGTCGATGGGCATCAGTGAACGCAGCACCGTGAGCGCCGGCTGCATCTGGAACTCGAACATCCTGATCGGCGAGACGGGCGAGCTGCTCAACCATCATCGCAAGCTGGTGCCGACCTTCTACGAGAAGCTGGTCTGGGCCGCGGGAGACGGACAGGGGCTTCGGGTCGCCGACACGCGTTTCGGGCGCATTGGCGGGCTGATCTGCGGCGAGAACACCAACCCGCTCGCACGCTTCTCGCTCATGGCGCAGGCGGAGCAGATTCATGTCTCCAGCTGGCCGCCGATGTGGCCCACGCGAAAGCCGTCGGGGGGCGGAAACTTCGACAACGTTGCGGCAAACCGCATTCGGGCTTCCGCCCATTCATTCGAAGCCAAGGCGTTCGGAATCATCTGCGCGAGCTTCATGGACAAGGCGATGCGCGATTTCCTGGTGGATCGCGATCCGGCCGTGGCTGAAGTGGTCGACGGCACGCCGCGCGGCGTGTCGATGTTCGTGGATCCGACCGGCACGCAGATCGGCGACACGCTTCAGAACGAGGAGGGAATCGCCTACGCCGAGTTCGACCTGAACAAGTGCATCGAGCCGAAGCAGTTCCATGACGTGGTGGGCTACTACAACCGATTCGACGTCTTCTCTCTGGGTGTCGAACGCCGCCGCCACGAGCCGGTCGCGTGGTCCGGGTCTTCCGATCCGCAGTTTCCGCGGCTGCTCGACGATGAGGTGACTGCCGGGGTGCTGAATGAATAG
- a CDS encoding CmpA/NrtA family ABC transporter substrate-binding protein, whose protein sequence is MDPSHEYVRLSRTGRCACGGTHGDDEECLAENTAVNADDALAGAMAQGMLHGLFPERGLRRAFVKTLGRAGALAALTALTPLTQLAAVAQERSKAAPEKKRLAVGFLPITCATPLIYAEQLGLFPREGLELSLQKIAGIALIRDKMVNGELDISQQVMPVALAMSAGIGGAPIPARVMTVLNQNGNSLVLAMKHKDNRDPKNWKGFRFAVPFEQSHQMLQLRHYLASAGLDADRDVSYRVVPPSEYVSNLRVGNIDGFFGGEPGGQRAVYEGAGFIHLVSSEIWPEHPCCSVTATEAWIKAHPNSFMAAYRAIIAASLHVSEPANRVGMAKILAQPQYLNQPETVVDQVLTGRYADGLGNVKTLPRRIDFQPFPHYSSAVWLLTQMRRWNMIKEDLDYKGLARQVMLATDAKRLIEERGGKAPEVGFRKETILGKSFDSDRPADYLKSLGKA, encoded by the coding sequence ATGGACCCATCGCACGAGTATGTTCGCCTTTCCCGCACCGGCCGCTGCGCATGCGGCGGTACCCACGGTGACGATGAGGAGTGCCTCGCGGAGAACACGGCTGTGAATGCCGACGATGCGCTGGCTGGTGCCATGGCCCAGGGCATGCTGCACGGCCTCTTTCCCGAGCGCGGCCTGCGACGGGCATTCGTCAAGACGCTGGGGAGGGCAGGGGCGCTGGCCGCGCTCACGGCACTCACGCCCCTGACACAACTCGCCGCCGTTGCGCAGGAGCGCAGTAAGGCCGCGCCGGAGAAGAAGCGGCTCGCCGTCGGCTTCCTGCCCATCACCTGCGCAACGCCACTGATCTATGCGGAGCAGCTCGGACTCTTTCCGCGCGAGGGGCTGGAGCTGAGCCTGCAGAAGATCGCCGGCATCGCGCTGATCCGCGACAAGATGGTCAACGGTGAACTGGACATCTCCCAGCAGGTGATGCCGGTTGCGCTGGCCATGTCGGCCGGCATCGGCGGCGCTCCCATTCCGGCCCGTGTGATGACGGTGCTCAACCAGAACGGCAACTCGCTGGTCCTTGCGATGAAGCACAAGGACAACCGCGATCCGAAGAACTGGAAGGGCTTCAGGTTTGCCGTGCCGTTCGAGCAATCCCATCAAATGCTCCAGTTGCGTCACTATCTCGCATCGGCAGGGCTGGACGCGGACCGCGACGTGTCCTACCGCGTCGTTCCTCCGTCCGAATACGTCTCCAACCTCCGCGTGGGCAACATCGATGGTTTCTTCGGCGGGGAGCCGGGCGGCCAACGCGCCGTGTACGAAGGGGCGGGTTTCATCCACCTGGTCTCGAGCGAGATCTGGCCGGAGCATCCTTGCTGCTCGGTCACAGCGACCGAGGCCTGGATCAAGGCGCATCCGAACAGCTTCATGGCCGCCTACCGCGCGATCATCGCGGCGAGCCTGCATGTGTCCGAGCCCGCCAATCGCGTTGGAATGGCCAAGATCCTTGCCCAGCCGCAGTATCTCAATCAGCCCGAGACGGTGGTGGACCAGGTCCTGACCGGCCGGTATGCCGATGGCCTCGGCAACGTGAAGACCCTGCCGCGCCGCATCGACTTCCAGCCCTTTCCGCATTACTCGAGCGCCGTCTGGCTGCTGACCCAGATGCGCCGATGGAACATGATCAAGGAGGACCTGGACTACAAGGGCCTTGCCCGCCAGGTCATGCTGGCCACCGATGCAAAGCGCCTCATCGAGGAGCGCGGCGGCAAGGCACCCGAGGTTGGATTCCGCAAGG